The genome window GCCGCGCTTCTCGGCCTCGGCCTGAACTTCGTTTGAGGCCGCCGATATATAAAACTCCACCCCCGGAGCAACCTTTTTACCCTTTACCACCGCCGCCGCTTCGGCGATATCCTCAACCCGGCTGTTGACGCAGGACACCAGATAAGCTTTGTGTATCTTGACATCTTTCTTGCTCATCTCCGCCACCGAGGTCATAACCTTGACCGTATTCGGCCCGGACACATGCGGAAGCACCGTGGCCAGATCGAGCGTCAATTCTTTGGCATAAACTGCATCATTTTCCGCTCTTAATTTACTCGCCGCAAGCTCATGGATTCGTTTCGGATTCATCCTCGGGTGAAACTCGCCGCCGTCGGCATCCGAAGGCACTTTCGCCGGCCCGCGCTTGACTATCGCCTCGGCCCGTTTTTTCAACCAGGCAATCGTGATCTCATCAATCGGGAAAACACCCGCCAGCGCCCCCCACTCGGTCGTCATATTGGCAATTGTCAGCCGCTGATCGACCGAAAGCGCCGCGATCCCTTCACCACCGAACTCGACCGCGTGATTGAGCACCTCATCATTATTGAAAAAACCGCACAGGGTGATTATGACATCCTTGCCGGTCACGCCCGGGCGAAGTTTCCCTTTCAGTTCCACTTTGGCCACCGGCGGCACTTGCCACCAGGTTCGTCCGGTCGCCCAGATAGCGGCCGCATCGGTCCGCACCACCGGCGTCCCCAGGCACCCCAGCCCGCCGTACATGTTGGAATGGCTGTCCGAAGCCACCGCCAGCGTCCCGGGCCAGGCATAGCCCTCTTCGCACATCACCTGGTGCCCGATACCGCGCCCGGCCGGATAAAAATCAACCCCCATCGACTTCGCGAAGGCTTCGATTTTGCCGTACTTGGCCAGATTTTCTTCGGTTTTGTTCTGGATATCATGATCCAGCGTGAAGACCACCTGCCGCGGGTTGGCGATTTTGGTCGCCCCGATTCCCTTGAATTTGGGTATTACCGCCCCACTGTTATCGTGAGTCATAACATAGGCAGGCCGAATCGAAAGATAATCGCCCGCCCGGACGACATGTCCCTCATCGAGCCCGACCGCGTGTTTCTGTGCTATTTTCTCAACTAAATTTTGTCCCGCCATT of candidate division Zixibacteria bacterium HGW-Zixibacteria-1 contains these proteins:
- the lysF gene encoding homoaconitase, whose amino-acid sequence is MAGQNLVEKIAQKHAVGLDEGHVVRAGDYLSIRPAYVMTHDNSGAVIPKFKGIGATKIANPRQVVFTLDHDIQNKTEENLAKYGKIEAFAKSMGVDFYPAGRGIGHQVMCEEGYAWPGTLAVASDSHSNMYGGLGCLGTPVVRTDAAAIWATGRTWWQVPPVAKVELKGKLRPGVTGKDVIITLCGFFNNDEVLNHAVEFGGEGIAALSVDQRLTIANMTTEWGALAGVFPIDEITIAWLKKRAEAIVKRGPAKVPSDADGGEFHPRMNPKRIHELAASKLRAENDAVYAKELTLDLATVLPHVSGPNTVKVMTSVAEMSKKDVKIHKAYLVSCVNSRVEDIAEAAAVVKGKKVAPGVEFYISAASNEVQAEAEKRGDWLALLEAGAIELPPGCGPCIGLGKGTLGDNEVGISATNRNFKGRMGSRSAEAYLASPAVVAASAVAGKIEAPHEFKQALPKGEIRILQKKAATVETVRILDGFPAVIEGELIFCHQDNLNTDGIYPGKYTYIDDFTAAQQAGVAMENYDPEFQKLAKKGDILVGGFNFGSGSSREQAATALKHRGIRLVLAGSFSETYKRNALNNGYLVIEAPELVRDMKEKFGTKKLTVRTGINASIDFKLSTLDAGGKSYRISPVGAAAQELILVGGLENWVTERLKG